A part of Solicola gregarius genomic DNA contains:
- the bldD gene encoding transcriptional regulator BldD: MEYAKALGSRLRAIRQQQGLSLQGVEQKSGGRWKAVVIGSYERGDRAVTVQRLSELADFYGVPIEHFLPEADESQHSATDGTSRLVIDLERLKEIRAVEGAPLARYVSTIQAQRGDYNGRVLSIREDDLRNLSIIYDEDADDLTRKFTDWGVVRQAE, from the coding sequence ATGGAATACGCCAAGGCGCTAGGGAGTCGACTGCGCGCAATCCGTCAGCAGCAAGGGCTCTCGCTTCAGGGCGTTGAACAGAAGTCCGGCGGCCGCTGGAAGGCGGTCGTCATCGGCTCGTACGAACGCGGCGACCGTGCCGTGACCGTACAACGGCTCTCCGAGCTGGCCGACTTCTACGGCGTACCGATCGAGCACTTCCTGCCCGAGGCAGACGAGAGCCAGCACAGCGCCACCGACGGCACGTCGCGGCTGGTCATCGACCTCGAACGGCTGAAGGAGATCCGCGCCGTCGAGGGTGCGCCGCTCGCCCGGTACGTGTCGACGATCCAGGCACAGCGCGGCGACTACAACGGCCGGGTGCTCTCGATCCGCGAGGACGACCTGCGCAACCTGTCGATCATCTACGACGAGGACGCCGACGACCTGACGCGCAAGTTCACCGACTGGGGCGTCGTACGCCAGGCGGAGTAG
- a CDS encoding glycine betaine ABC transporter substrate-binding protein yields MRGRIGTGLVALLTLAVVAGCGLKPANSGVLEAEPGSIKHYDDLEGVNVTVGSKEFTEQLVFGNMIATIMTAAGAQVTNRSGTTGSSNVRRALIDGTFEITPEYTGTGWITYLGHDKPITESAEAQWKAVDEEDRENGLVWLPPAPMNNTYALAMGPDANEKLGITKLSELQSLPPEDLTFCVDTEFLSRDDGLKPMLEHYGLKFADVDATTLGIGQIYQATAQGDCNFGEVFTTDGRIEALDLTVLEDDKKFFPLYNMTEVVNADLLEDHPEIKEIFAQVNPKLTDDVLRELNAKVDVDGEDPAEVARDWLVEEGFVKMPD; encoded by the coding sequence CGGCCTGGTCGCCCTGCTCACGCTGGCGGTCGTTGCCGGCTGTGGCCTGAAGCCGGCGAACAGCGGAGTGCTGGAGGCCGAGCCCGGTTCGATCAAGCACTACGACGACCTCGAGGGGGTCAACGTCACCGTCGGGTCGAAGGAGTTCACCGAGCAGCTCGTCTTCGGCAACATGATCGCGACCATCATGACCGCGGCGGGTGCTCAGGTCACCAACCGAAGTGGCACGACCGGCAGCAGCAACGTCCGCCGTGCGCTCATTGACGGCACGTTCGAGATCACCCCGGAGTACACCGGCACGGGTTGGATCACGTACCTGGGCCATGACAAGCCGATCACCGAGAGCGCCGAGGCACAGTGGAAGGCCGTCGACGAAGAGGACCGCGAGAACGGCCTGGTCTGGCTACCGCCTGCGCCGATGAACAACACGTACGCGCTTGCGATGGGGCCCGATGCGAACGAGAAGCTCGGGATCACGAAGTTGTCCGAGCTCCAGTCTCTGCCGCCGGAGGATCTTACGTTCTGTGTCGACACAGAGTTCTTGAGCCGAGACGACGGGCTCAAACCGATGCTCGAGCATTACGGCTTGAAGTTCGCCGACGTCGACGCGACGACCCTCGGAATCGGCCAGATCTATCAGGCCACCGCTCAGGGAGACTGCAACTTCGGCGAGGTGTTCACCACCGACGGTCGGATCGAGGCGCTCGACCTGACCGTGCTGGAGGACGATAAGAAGTTCTTCCCGCTCTACAACATGACCGAGGTCGTCAATGCAGATCTCCTCGAGGACCACCCGGAGATCAAGGAGATATTCGCGCAGGTCAACCCGAAGCTGACGGATGACGTGCTTCGCGAGCTCAACGCGAAGGTCGACGTCGACGGTGAGGACCCGGCGGAGGTCGCCCGCGACTGGCTGGTCGAGGAGGGCTTCGTCAAGATGCCCGACTGA
- the pyrR gene encoding bifunctional pyr operon transcriptional regulator/uracil phosphoribosyltransferase PyrR, translated as MSSRTPESAALATARTVLDDRDISRALTRITHEILERNRDASDLVILGIPRRGVPLAARVAARINEVEGVEMPYGSLDITMYRDDLRMRPARALEHTDIPARGIDGAVVVLVDDVLFSGRTIRSALDALNDLGRPKAVQLAVLVDRGHRELPIRADFVGKNLPTSLAENVRVHLAESDGEDAVIIASPTDGTEGDA; from the coding sequence GTGTCATCGCGCACCCCTGAATCGGCTGCCCTGGCGACAGCCCGCACGGTCCTCGACGACCGTGACATCTCCCGCGCACTGACGCGGATCACCCACGAGATTCTCGAACGCAACCGCGACGCGTCCGACCTCGTCATCCTCGGCATCCCGCGCCGTGGCGTTCCGCTCGCCGCACGCGTCGCCGCCCGGATCAACGAGGTCGAGGGCGTCGAGATGCCGTACGGCTCGCTGGACATCACGATGTACCGCGACGACCTGCGGATGCGCCCGGCCCGCGCCCTCGAACACACCGACATCCCGGCCCGCGGCATCGACGGCGCCGTCGTCGTGCTCGTCGACGACGTGCTGTTCAGCGGCCGCACGATCCGTTCCGCGCTCGATGCGCTCAACGACCTCGGCCGGCCGAAGGCGGTGCAGCTCGCCGTGCTCGTCGACCGCGGTCACCGGGAGCTGCCGATCCGCGCCGACTTCGTCGGCAAGAACCTCCCCACGTCGCTCGCCGAGAACGTCCGCGTCCACCTTGCGGAGAGTGACGGCGAGGACGCGGTGATCATTGCGAGCCCGACAGACGGTACGGAGGGTGACGCATGA